A portion of the Oncorhynchus gorbuscha isolate QuinsamMale2020 ecotype Even-year linkage group LG19, OgorEven_v1.0, whole genome shotgun sequence genome contains these proteins:
- the LOC124004937 gene encoding patatin-like phospholipase domain-containing protein 2 — translation MSPAKSSGQSDAVQSLSSGKSVASQFIAGQSVSGHSVDVQSVDGFQATYQLGVAQSMLDLAPLVLQAAPKVMGASAGSLVAAALVCGSSLDMVRNEMLRFVLQSRGPLHLARNVFVWIEGLLRRSLPDDAHIRASGRLAVIMTRIPDGQNTVVSEFTSREDVVQALLCSCFIPGYHGIQPPSYKGVYYVDGGMSSIQPTHSSPYAHTLTVSPFAGEADICPPDPGSMYVIVMSGMPLNCSVANGYRILEALYPYNWEVGPQNNPYSLHPALYPSTQPSTHSPSSPPSLLPLHPALYLSD, via the exons ATGTCTCCAGCAAAGTCCAGTGGTCAGTCTGATGCTGTTCAGTCTTTATCCAGTGGGAAGTCTGTTGCTAGTCAGTTCATTGCTGGGCAGTCTGTGTCTGGTCATTCTGTGGATGTTCAGTCTGTGGATG GGTTCCAGGCCACTTACCAGTTGGGTGTGGCCCAGAGCATGTTGGACCTGGCACCGTTGGTGCTACAAGCAGCCCCTAAGGTAATGGGGGCCTCGGCCGGGTCCCTGGTAGCTGCTGCTTTGGTCTGTGGATCCAGCCTAG ACATGGTGCGTAATGAGATGCTGAGGTTTGTGCTGCAGAGTAGGGGGCCACTGCACCTGGCGAGGAACGTGTTTGTGTGGATAGAAGGTCTTTTGCGGCGCTCACTACCAGACGACGCCCACATCCGGGCCAGTGGACGCCTCGCCGTCATCATGACACGCATCCCAGATGGACAGAATACTGTGGTGTCAGAGTTCACATCCCGAGAGGACGTTGTGCAG GCGCTGTTGTGCAGCTGCTTTATCCCTGGGTACCATGGTATACAGCCACCGTCTTACAAAGGAGTG TATTATGTGGACGGTGGTATGTCCAGTATCCAGCCAACCCACTCCTCTCCCTATGCACACACCCTCACTGTGTCGCCATTCGCTGGAGAGGCGGACATCTGTCCACCAGACCCTGGCTCCATGTACGTCATCGTCATGAGTGGCATGCCCCTCAACTGCAGTGTGGCCAACGGTTACCGGATCCTTGAAGCCCTCTACCCCTACAACTGGGAGGTTGGACCCCAAAACAACCCTTACTCTCTCCACCCAGCCCTTTACCCCTCCACCCAGCCCTCtacccattcacccagctctccACCGAGCCTTCTGCCCCTCCACCCAGCCCTCTACCTCTCCGACTAG